The genomic segment ttattatccaAAAACAGggcaatgtaatgtattttctctGGCACCTGTTTTACACTCTAAACTAACGACtaagatacatttaaaaattcCTGGAGTCTCACTAAGGGTTAGTGACCCTTAAAAAAACCTTGACGCACTGAGCTCATAATGTTTATTACAGGTGATTATTGGTTTTACTTCTATTTCCCAAGGTCTATGGGAATGTCAAGGCCTGATCAAGGCCAGGATGCTGATATTATCAGAGTTACCTTTAACCCACAGATATGCATATCTATCACTGACCTTTAAACTGTTTTATACATTGGTCGCTTGCAGCAACAAAATACTCAGAAGCATGGCTTATACTGTTTAAAGGGAAGCTATACCGAATTTAAAGTAGATCTGTAGCTGTTTTATCTGTTTCCTTTAtagcataagtaaacctttaaattaagtgaatAGAAAATTGACGAGCATGcttttctaagaacttttgtaatttacattaaatattttttttcaaagatatcaaagaaacaataacaccaaaaattttaagttttttaaagtaattaacatattatactgtatactgttgccctgcactggtacaactggtgtgtttgcttaagaaagactactatagtttttataaataaaccgctgtgtagccatgggggcagccatgctggaaaaaaacttataaaaggccaaagttacacagcacataacagctAAGCCTTGCCCAATACAATAGTGTCATttatgttatctgctatgtaacctgtgccttttcttcttttttccaagcttgaatggctgccctcatgtaCCATCCTAaagaaaccacagccctttagcagtaaagatctctgctttcaaagatgccccagtagctccccaacttcttttctgctgattcactgcacatgctctgtgctgctgtcacttactgagcttagggacccactcacaatatacagtacacatagaatagaaatgtcattatataagactgattagtaattaatacagataattactacatggcagcacagcaaccagtgcaactagcatcagaatataataatcagccaaCTAGCAtcacagacaaacctaattttctgcttgataatttgcaacgacccctaagcttagcttctcaacagctgctcagagcccactgagcatgtgagtgtcacagacactttccaagatggtgacccccttgtgacaagtttgaaatcctggatcattgctgctattgagaagctgaaactttaggctggtgcaataagttcaatatataaaatatggcatatttagccatattaatttttaggctttagttctcttttaagggattgatttttgttacaacagtgccagcTGCTGGTCAGTTTTGAACCAtgaagtagtcaagaaagttgtgaggagaaaaacattagaaacctcagataactttCCTAACCCGAAGAATATCAGACCAGCCTTCTTTCTTCTCATGACAACTTCCATGACTACTTCATGTTCTGCAACTGACCAGCAGATGATGCTTTTATAACAAAGTGCTGCAAATAGACCATATCATCACATAAAGAGCTGGATCTGGAGGCAATTGGGTTAGTATGGCAGGTCTCTTTGGGAGCTGAGAGGAGAAATTAGGAAGAATAGGAGGTAGTCCAGGTGTGGATAGAcaagttattacaaatttaccagcaaatacTTTGAGTATTGGTAAATACTGATAAAATACTGGTAAGGCAGCAACCCTACATCTGTTCAGTggtgtactgttcctttaaaaaacaaacctcaaatctcagccataaagcagggcaggactgctgcttacaatgggtatcagagtTGATCCCAAAGCTGTGGTCTAAATGCTATGATAGAGAGAGCTCTGCTGAGAGAAAATGACATTTAAGTGAATTTCTTCAAATTATGTTACATGAGCGCTAAGGATTACGCCCTGGGGAACAGAAAATAACCACTATGGTGTATTTATACCTAGCATCACCCAGAATTATGGTAGGGCTCTCAGTATAACTGCAGGAGGGTCAGTTCATAACTGTTAGGTTAATGTCAGATTAGGCTGTAATTCTCCAATATTATAGAATGCTTCATTTTCATTGGCCAGATTATAGATAGGTAGGCAGGTAAAGGAGCCACCGCATTCAAGGGCCTAATGTTATTTGCACAAAAAGTAGCTCTTGAGTTCCCGTAAGAGGAGAGGAGGGTCCCTGAGAAGTTTTGTTGTATCTGGTCATACTGTGTCCGAATGTATAAAGGGCAAATTAACAAACAAATGGAGAAGCTTTCATTATTATATAAGAGTTATATATGTATTGCATATGTGCTCCCAAGAGAGGAATCTTTCTCATATGTCTTGTAAGTGAGAAAaacagcttatttgtataaagcCAGGAGCACACAAACACTTTATAGAAATTAGCTGTTTTGTGTCACAAGACACATGATAAAGATTCCTCTCTTGGGAACATAGACAAAAACCAGTTGCAGAATTGTGAGAGGTTATTGCAGGTCATAACAACTGACCCTGAGCTTTAGACATTACACAGTAGGTTCTCTACAAATGCTTTAACTTTCCTGCACTGTGCCAATATTTCCCAGCAGCACCAGAGTATCCAGTGAGGGGGTGGCTCCTACAAGTTCTCTGTTTCCTGCTTCTGCTTTAAGTAAACTTGTATCAGTCCTGCTGCAGCCATGATCCCCCCACCAGCCGGGCTTTGCTTTCTGCCAATAAACATGAGTAGGGGCGGTTTGCTGCTGAAGACATGCAGGGTGGCAGTGAGTCAGGGAAGAGCAGTGACTGGGGGTCCTCCTGCTTCCAGGTTGCGCTGTGTGCCCCAGGGCAGTGGCTATCTGCAGGCAGGGAGAGGGGTGAGTGTGAGCCAAGGAAGGGCAGTGACAGGGGCTGCAGTGGAAAAAGCAGATGGGAGAAAAGAGATGAAGGAGTTTGATGACCTTCCAGGACCATCTCTGCTTAAGAATCTCTACTATTATTTCCTGCGGGGATACCTTCTGCACACGCATGAACTGCAGGTAAGTGGAAACCTCTGTATTAGCTGTGTATGAATTGTAGGTTTATCAACCTCACTGATCGCATATAAaatccacatcctgcatggctaattatcagtACACTGTTTCTATGCAAACCATGAAGTATACATTGAAATGCATTTTTGAGCCCTCCTGCTGCTGTTCAACAACAAGGAAAAAAGGGAACTGGCACTTCAATCAGTGTCCATCTACAGCACAGTAAATGTGCATACATTTACTTACTCGCATGGCTGGGATATATGCAATGCTCCAAATCCATTTTCTGCACTGATCTTACTGGCAGGTCTGGGGTCTTCaaatagaaaacataattctcTGTAATCTGAAACCTGGGATCAGACCTACATTTTTGATGCTAGATTTTCTTCTTGTGTTTTGCCAgtcaaactacaaaaaaatgtacGGGCCCCTGTGGAGGTCAGAAATTGGCAAGTATAAAATGGTGAACATAGCGGATCCGGAAGCCCTGCAGCAGCTTTTGAGGCAAGAGGGGAAATATCCAATGAGAAATAAAGAAGATATATGGAAAGCCCACAGAGACCAGCGCAAACTCGCCTATGGGCCTTTTACTGAGTGAGTTAAAGTTAATAACATATAAGGGCATACAGGCTAGTGTAAAGGGCAACATAAACCACTACTAACAgaaaattttatttcctttagccatttttttgcactgtgtCATTATATTGTATTGTTGTATATTACTGTCAATCGTATAACTATGATATGTGCCCCCAATGATGcctccagtagctcctcatcttcttttctgttgattcccagcacatgctttgggctgctgtaaataattcagattcatATGCAATGGCAGCATAAAAAGCAGCGCAGTCCACAAGAGAATCAATGTATTCTCTGTCTGTAATCTAGTCTGTAGCATTGGCTTCTGTGACAGATGTTTTGATGATTTCCAACAACCTGTAAGCTTAGaatctcaacagcttctcagagcacactgagcatgtgcagtgccatttaCACAAATAATGGCCTAACAAGGTGGGGAGTTGCTCTGGACAGATTTGATAGCCTGGCTCATTATCGTTAAAAAGTTGCAGGTTCAGTACTTAAATTATAGCATATCTAGCCATATTTTTTAGGCTTGGTTCTCCTTAAGCTCATCACTTTGGCCCTTAAATCttgccccccacacacacacacaaacacacaactgCATGATACACATGCCTAACACAGAGTGGTAGTGGAGACACATGTACATAACCATGTAGCTTTGATATTTGCTCCCAAGAAAAGCCTACAAGAAGCATGATATGCacggactccccccccccccttcctataAGAAGAACAGATAAAAGTACATAGGGCATTATATAACTGTAATGTTATCATTAGATATTTACTGAATATTcaccagggatgtccaaccttCCAGCTGTTATTTAAATCCCATCATGGCTGAATTTTGGGGGTCACTGGGAACAATGCCCCACCTTTGTTGAGTTACATAATTGATCCCCAGGTGTCCGAAACTTTCTGCATTGCTTCTGCTTATTAATAGGGACAGCGTTTCCATAACACACTAGAGAATCATGTGAGGCAATAAGCAATCCATTCCCTTtaattgcaaataaatatatatatatatatatatatatatatatatatatatgatccacTGATGTGTGGCCTCTATCCAGGGAAGGATACCATTGGTACCGGATCCGCTCAGTGCTGAACAAGAAGATGCTAAAGCCATCAGAGGCCTCCAGCTACGCAGGGGGCATCAACGAGGTGGTGACAGATTTCATGAAAAAACTGCAGTACATGCGTAAGGCCAGTCCTTCTGGCGACATGGTGAACGATGTGGCTAATGCCCTGTATAGGTTTGCTTTTGAAGGTAACTGTTCTCATTATctaaataacataataaatgcaCATGGAGCccataaaattctttttttttatttttaaataaaatcatactgttaaaaaataatttattgaatgTACCTATACAGTATCCTTGGTTCACTATTTAAGCACATGGGGCTCTGCTGACTGTGGCCTAGCCTGCTAAATACAATGTGTAATGGGCAATAATGTAACAGTTTCCATTTAATTCTCCGACATTAATCTGTAgatgttttaatggaaaataagAGGTAATGTTGCTTCTCCTCTGGTGCCATTACAGGCATATCAAACATTCTATTTGAGACCCGAATTGGCTGTCTGGAAAAACAGACCCCCCCAGAGACACAAAAGTTCATTGATTCCATTGGTTACATGTTTAAGAATTCTGTTTATGTCACCTTCCTGCCGCAGTGGACAAGAGGTATCTTGCCCTACTGGGATCGTTATATAGAAGGCTGGGATAATATCTATGACTTTGGTAAGTGTCTGTAAAGTAATAACCCTTCCAAGACTTTCTTTTACCTTATATATTTGTcacctatctagtactaccactccctatttctgtaggggaatTAGAAGAAGAGTAGGCAGTATCCCTTCCAACCCTCTACACTTGTCTCACATGTAGGGAAGCAGCTCGTTGATAAGAAGATGAGTGAGATACAGTCCAGGCTGGATAGAGGGGAAGAGGTGGAGGGTGAATACCTAACCTATCTGCTGTCCAGTGCCAATCTGAACATTGGAGAAGTATACGGCAGTGTATGTGAACTGCTCCTGGCTGGTGTGGACACGGTATGTACGAGGtgtttcccttttaaataattaaactaaacggcttagggggaatgtaataaaagctgcaaagtaTTCTGTAAGgctagtaacccaaagcaaccaatcagcaagtagtatTTACTAGGCCATTGTTTTCcaataggttgctatgggtaactagacctgGGTAAACtttgctccttttattacattttccaagtGATTTGTCTGTTACATCAAGTATGGTTGTGCTTGCCTGATATTTATTTGACTCCCTGTGCTTCCTGTTTAGCAAGAAACTACAGCACTGTCTTGATTTATGCAGAGAATTAAGAGATATACTCAGTCTCAGGATATTTGCAATACACAGCACTAAGCAGGATCAATTACCCTTCTTCTAAAAAGTCTTATTCCAGTAGGTATTTTGATACAGCCAATGACTTGCAGCGGGTCACTTCCAGTTGACATCCAAGTTCTGCAAGTAGCCCTAAATCAAGGATTACAGCCCAAAAACATGCCGTCGCATTTCACAGTTATGAAAGCTTGGCTCAGTGAGAGTAGGAACAGTTTATGtgaaaaaaacagtttaaggCTAAAATGAGGTACTGGGCATTAAAGTTCAGAGTTGTTTGTTCAGTAGGGTTTTTCCGTCCAAAACTGTACTTTATTTCTTTTGTTgcataacaaaagaaaatgtaattctgagcaaGTTTCCTATATTCATGAATGAAACATTTCCAATAGTTATTGacattgttattgaaagcagcatctgcctGGCTGTTCATATTCTCTGCACTCCCTGCTCTGAATTTAAGACAAAACTGCTGTTTGTTCTGCTGCCTGACTAAAGTGGGTAGATAATTAAGTTACTAAGAAGAGGAAACTCTTGCGATGTTACTCTGCTTAGAACAGTTCAGAGAAATGCCATGACTGTTCTCTCCTCACTAACTACATTTTCTGAGTAGAGCAACATCACATATAAGACATTACATCAGAAACTTAATTTTCTCCAGTCTGCCAAAATAAACAGCTGGTGGCACTGTTATTTCAAAAAGATGTTTttcccaaattgtttttttttaatattatatggTTTATATAGTAAAACGGACAAAGATTGACATGGTTTAAAATACAGCTCTAAGTCTTTAACAGTACCCTTTATACAGCCTTCTTATGTGCCCCAGTTGTGGTTCTTCTCTCCTGTAGACATCAAATACATTGTGCTGGTCCATGTACCATCTGGCAAGAGACCCAGAGCTTCAGCAAGCTGTATATGAAGAGGTGAGCAGTGCTGTACCTATGGATCGGATCCCTGTTGCTGAGGACATTTCTAAAATGCCACTGCTGAGAGGTGTAATCAAGGAGGCCCTGCGGTAGGCTATTATCCTTTATGGCACACCTGCATATTACATAGCAATCCACTGAACATCTATGTTGCTTATTAACACATAATAATAGTAGGTTACTTTCCTACAGGCTTTATCCTGTGGTCCCCACCAATGGAAGGATTGTGTCTGAGAAGGACGTTAAGATTGGAGAATATCGCTTCCCCAAAAATGTGAGgcctttttttttagctaaattaGATTGCTTAAAGGTACAATTACTTAGTCTGGATGTGATAACATTGCATAGCATCTGATATCTGTATGTGATACCTGGTTTGCTATCATTCTGTTGACACTTGGTGCTGTTTAATATATTCCTCCAATCCCTACATACTGCCTCCCACAAGATCCTAGCACTGGTTCCCAGTGTCATGTTTAAACTTTTGGTAAAGGGGAAGTGCACCTTCATTTACTGTGACTTTtgttgtgtactgtatatgtcagGTTACTCATCACTCTCTCTactgccttcattttttttaaccttagaCTCTCAATAGCTTGTCCAATCAGAGGGCATTTTTTCCGGCTcctgtttatttttgtgttaCCCTACCGTAATCTCTTGCAGACTCTCTTTGTTCTATGTCACTTTGCCATTGCCAGAGATGAGGAAAGTTTTGAAGACCCCCTGAAGTTTCAGCCCCAGCGGTGGCTGCGGGATGGAGGAATGAAGCATCATCCATTCAGTTCAATTCCTTTTGGGTATGGGGTGCGTGCTTGCGTGGGGAAGCGCATTGCGCAACTGGAGATGCACCTGGCCTTGTCTCGGGTGAGTGTGGTTACATACGACAGCCCTCCCAAACTGCTCATCCTGATACTCACAAGTACAAAATTACTTTCAGTGACTGAGATTTTAATAGAATGCTAGGAAACAAGCTACTAGATTATGTGCCCTTAAGTGATGTGTGAGGGAGTTTAAGATCTATTGGGATCCTGCCCCAACGCTACTAAAGAAGCTTTATACTTTCTGTCTGATTTGCAAAGGGCCACAAAACATTAATTTTGCCCTAAAAGAGGGATGTATAATTGTTcctattttgttttacaaaggcAATCACTTTCATGTGAATTCcaatgtattttttctgtttcCCCAGATAATTCG from the Xenopus laevis strain J_2021 chromosome 9_10L, Xenopus_laevis_v10.1, whole genome shotgun sequence genome contains:
- the XB984297.L gene encoding sterol 26-hydroxylase, mitochondrial, translating into MIPPPAGLCFLPINMSRGGLLLKTCRVAVSQGRAVTGGPPASRLRCVPQGSGYLQAGRGVSVSQGRAVTGAAVEKADGRKEMKEFDDLPGPSLLKNLYYYFLRGYLLHTHELQSNYKKMYGPLWRSEIGKYKMVNIADPEALQQLLRQEGKYPMRNKEDIWKAHRDQRKLAYGPFTEEGYHWYRIRSVLNKKMLKPSEASSYAGGINEVVTDFMKKLQYMRKASPSGDMVNDVANALYRFAFEGISNILFETRIGCLEKQTPPETQKFIDSIGYMFKNSVYVTFLPQWTRGILPYWDRYIEGWDNIYDFGKQLVDKKMSEIQSRLDRGEEVEGEYLTYLLSSANLNIGEVYGSVCELLLAGVDTTSNTLCWSMYHLARDPELQQAVYEEVSSAVPMDRIPVAEDISKMPLLRGVIKEALRLYPVVPTNGRIVSEKDVKIGEYRFPKNTLFVLCHFAIARDEESFEDPLKFQPQRWLRDGGMKHHPFSSIPFGYGVRACVGKRIAQLEMHLALSRIIRIFELRPDPKGGDIKTIARILLTPNKPVNLQFLERKAYQG